A genomic stretch from Desulfurococcaceae archaeon MEX13E-LK6-19 includes:
- a CDS encoding ASCH domain-containing protein, translated as MVKGRYVDLILSGKKTATIRLGLVRPRYKEMIVHGGGRPVAKISITKVVYKKVKELTEEDAVKDGFNNLGELLEELKKVYPNISSDDWVTIIEFKVTQRLDQLPVQEPYMGLKPSDLARLGLRYLNNELNDKDKKILLELTRTNSIRMTAINLFGSIEKRYLVRKTLKKVLDLLLRKGIIRGKK; from the coding sequence ATGGTAAAGGGCAGATATGTTGATTTAATTCTTTCTGGTAAAAAGACTGCAACAATAAGATTGGGTCTAGTACGTCCACGATACAAGGAAATGATTGTACATGGCGGAGGAAGACCTGTAGCTAAAATATCAATTACAAAAGTGGTTTACAAAAAAGTAAAAGAGTTAACCGAAGAAGATGCCGTAAAAGACGGTTTTAATAATCTTGGCGAACTTCTAGAGGAACTGAAAAAAGTTTATCCGAATATTTCAAGTGACGACTGGGTGACAATAATAGAATTTAAAGTAACACAGAGACTCGACCAGCTACCCGTACAAGAACCGTACATGGGGCTTAAACCATCAGATCTAGCACGTCTTGGACTAAGATATCTGAATAATGAACTAAACGATAAAGATAAGAAGATCCTATTAGAGCTTACACGAACCAACAGCATAAGAATGACTGCAATCAACTTATTTGGTTCAATTGAAAAAAGATATCTCGTAAGAAAAACATTAAAGAAAGTACTTGACTTGCTATTAAGAAAGGGAATCATACGGGGTAAAAAATGA
- a CDS encoding prepilin peptidase, producing MDGYVILYASTIVMTVFLVYFSYLDLKYREIPDRDIYIFISASLILFSLLFAYSIIVTKRNIYLELTYLSLSLLIGPLISYILYKIDLFGLADVFAISGLSITFYNDLIYNMSLYSISTIHVPPIIPLLLYANLVMAAYIPFNIIRNLLVYKDVLPPKNIGILKWSIILSTGRPMKIKDFLMSKHIFPLQIFKISNNTVIVEYRTSFNIEEDYKEDQKHIKELIEKGYLHANDYIWVTYGVPFIVLLLAGYIVLLLIGDSLIQLIVHCIIH from the coding sequence GTGGACGGTTATGTAATATTATATGCTTCAACAATAGTCATGACAGTATTTCTAGTATACTTTAGTTATCTAGATCTGAAATACAGAGAGATCCCTGATAGAGACATTTACATATTTATTTCTGCTTCCTTAATCTTATTTTCATTATTATTTGCTTATTCAATTATAGTAACTAAGAGGAATATTTACCTAGAGCTCACGTATCTTTCTTTATCACTTCTCATAGGTCCCTTGATTTCATACATTTTATACAAAATAGATCTCTTTGGTTTAGCCGATGTTTTTGCGATATCTGGTTTGTCGATCACTTTTTACAACGATCTTATATACAATATGTCTTTGTATAGTATTTCCACGATACACGTCCCGCCTATAATACCTTTACTTTTGTATGCAAACTTAGTAATGGCGGCATATATACCATTCAATATTATTAGGAACTTATTAGTATACAAAGATGTTCTTCCTCCCAAGAATATAGGCATATTGAAATGGAGTATAATACTATCCACAGGAAGACCCATGAAGATAAAGGATTTTCTTATGTCAAAACATATATTTCCGCTTCAGATATTTAAGATCAGTAATAATACTGTCATAGTGGAATATAGGACTTCATTTAATATTGAAGAGGATTATAAGGAGGATCAAAAACATATAAAGGAGCTTATAGAGAAAGGTTACCTACATGCCAACGACTATATATGGGTCACTTATGGTGTACCTTTCATTGTACTCTTACTAGCAGGATATATAGTACTCTTATTGATTGGCGACTCATTAATTCAATTAATAGTTCATTGCATTATACACTAG
- a CDS encoding DNA topoisomerase VI subunit B has translation MAAESVQREQFKALSPAEFFARYREIAGFSNPVRALYQTVRELVENAFDATETHGILPNIKVIIRRSVENPSHYTITVEDNGIGIPPQHVPEAFGRVLYSSKYVLRQTRGMFGLGVKAAIIYSQMTTGRAVEVITSQPGLKRIYYFKIRIDLQKNKPIVLERGSWRKSRDWHGTIVSITIEGDWSRARQKVIEYMRRTAVITPYANIVFVTPDGEVYYYKRTIETLPPPPKEVKPHPYGVDLEYLKALKETTSSPTIKDMLVESFQGVGDITARNVLSRAGIDPNTPPKELTDNDMVKLAEALKSYPDFRPPKADALSPLGEEIIKAGLQRIFNPEFVEAVTRKPSAYQGHPFIVEVGIAYGGNIPASNEPILLRYANKIPLLYDEKSDVSWKVVSETDWSLYNVSFPAPIIVLTHICSTKVPFKGVGKESVADVPEVERELRLALREAARRLRLYLSKKLKEEEVKRKLSVLVRYIPEIARGLSIIAKDIMGDNVGAIVTEKLVNIVSKKTSIDKQEIMEYLKSVEVGV, from the coding sequence ATGGCTGCAGAGAGTGTACAGAGAGAACAGTTCAAAGCATTAAGCCCGGCAGAATTCTTTGCCAGATACAGAGAGATCGCTGGGTTTTCCAATCCCGTAAGAGCTCTTTACCAGACTGTTAGAGAGCTTGTAGAAAACGCGTTTGATGCAACAGAAACCCATGGTATCCTGCCAAATATAAAAGTCATTATTAGACGTAGTGTTGAAAACCCTAGCCATTATACAATAACTGTTGAAGATAATGGTATAGGTATACCGCCACAACATGTACCTGAAGCCTTTGGTAGGGTACTATACAGCTCAAAGTATGTTCTTAGACAAACTAGGGGTATGTTCGGTCTAGGTGTTAAAGCTGCAATCATATATAGCCAAATGACTACTGGCAGAGCGGTAGAAGTAATAACTTCGCAGCCTGGCCTCAAAAGAATATACTATTTCAAGATAAGGATAGACTTGCAGAAAAACAAGCCCATAGTCCTTGAGAGAGGGTCATGGAGGAAGTCTCGAGACTGGCATGGTACAATAGTATCGATCACTATTGAAGGAGATTGGTCTCGTGCTAGGCAGAAAGTAATAGAATACATGAGAAGAACAGCTGTTATAACACCTTATGCTAACATAGTTTTCGTAACACCTGATGGGGAGGTGTACTACTACAAGAGAACTATTGAGACTCTACCGCCGCCTCCTAAAGAGGTAAAGCCTCACCCATATGGTGTTGACTTAGAGTATTTAAAGGCATTGAAGGAAACAACTTCTTCACCTACTATAAAGGACATGCTTGTTGAGAGCTTCCAGGGAGTAGGAGATATTACTGCCAGGAATGTCTTAAGTAGGGCAGGTATTGACCCGAATACCCCGCCTAAAGAACTCACAGACAACGACATGGTTAAACTAGCAGAAGCACTAAAGAGCTATCCTGACTTTAGACCGCCAAAAGCCGATGCTTTATCCCCCCTAGGTGAGGAAATCATCAAGGCTGGTTTACAAAGAATATTCAACCCAGAGTTTGTAGAGGCAGTTACACGTAAACCATCGGCATATCAGGGACATCCATTTATTGTTGAAGTGGGTATTGCTTATGGCGGAAATATTCCTGCGAGTAATGAACCTATCCTCTTAAGGTATGCAAACAAAATACCCTTGTTGTACGATGAAAAATCTGATGTCTCCTGGAAAGTTGTCTCAGAAACTGACTGGAGCTTGTACAACGTGAGTTTTCCTGCACCGATAATAGTTTTGACACATATATGTAGCACAAAGGTGCCATTTAAGGGAGTTGGTAAGGAGAGTGTTGCTGACGTACCTGAAGTCGAAAGAGAGTTAAGACTTGCCTTAAGAGAGGCAGCGAGAAGACTTAGACTATACCTATCGAAGAAACTTAAAGAAGAAGAAGTTAAGAGGAAACTCTCAGTTCTAGTAAGGTATATTCCGGAAATAGCTCGTGGATTAAGTATTATAGCTAAGGATATTATGGGCGATAATGTTGGTGCTATAGTTACCGAGAAACTAGTCAATATAGTATCCAAGAAGACAAGTATTGATAAACAAGAGATCATGGAATACCTTAAATCAGTTGAAGTAGGTGTGTAG
- a CDS encoding DNA topoisomerase IV subunit A, protein MSTVSKVDLEVRRRGIKIFQEKFKELIQKIIKEKSPSLIIPKRTLSNTIYDERRKLLLLGPEMLRRSFLDVNEAKKFMQTILMASIIYEALVNNEYPTIRDLYYRGKHTIRFKDFKGRWSEENTWDEQRESDSVIRDIEVYLGLLREELLILSKEKGKVVGNMRIKSGDDIIDLSKMGHGAYAIEPTPDLIEFIDVDAEFVLVVEKDAVFQQLHRYGFWKKYKAILITSAGQPDRATRRFVRRLSEELKLPIYILTDADPYGWYIYSVFKIGSITLSYESERLATPDAKFIGVSMTDIFGDKQRKKKPWLTEKEAKNYIIKAKDADIKRAKELLNYRWFQTPEWEREIKIFLEKKAKLEIEAMASKGLKFLADTYIPQKIATKDWIE, encoded by the coding sequence TTGTCAACAGTCTCTAAAGTAGATCTTGAAGTAAGAAGACGTGGTATAAAGATATTTCAAGAGAAGTTTAAGGAGCTTATACAGAAGATTATAAAAGAAAAAAGTCCATCGCTTATCATACCCAAGAGAACATTAAGCAATACTATATATGATGAACGCCGCAAACTTCTTCTCCTTGGCCCAGAGATGCTTAGAAGAAGCTTTCTAGACGTAAACGAAGCGAAGAAATTCATGCAAACAATATTGATGGCATCCATTATCTATGAGGCTTTGGTAAATAACGAGTATCCGACAATACGTGACTTATACTATAGAGGTAAACATACAATAAGATTTAAGGACTTCAAAGGACGTTGGTCGGAAGAAAATACTTGGGACGAGCAGCGTGAATCAGATTCTGTGATAAGAGACATAGAAGTCTACCTAGGGCTTCTTAGAGAAGAGTTGCTTATACTTAGTAAAGAAAAAGGGAAAGTAGTTGGCAATATGAGGATCAAGAGCGGAGATGACATCATTGATCTAAGTAAAATGGGGCATGGAGCTTATGCTATTGAGCCTACTCCAGACTTAATAGAATTCATAGATGTTGATGCAGAATTCGTTCTAGTAGTCGAGAAAGATGCTGTATTCCAGCAGCTACATCGTTATGGATTCTGGAAGAAGTATAAGGCAATATTGATTACGAGCGCGGGACAGCCAGACAGAGCGACAAGAAGGTTTGTAAGGCGCCTTAGTGAAGAATTGAAGTTACCAATATACATACTGACTGACGCGGATCCCTATGGATGGTATATATATAGCGTCTTTAAGATTGGCTCGATAACTCTATCATATGAAAGTGAAAGATTGGCAACCCCAGATGCAAAATTTATTGGTGTAAGCATGACTGACATTTTTGGTGATAAACAACGTAAAAAGAAGCCATGGCTCACAGAAAAAGAAGCCAAGAACTATATAATCAAGGCAAAAGATGCCGACATAAAAAGAGCTAAGGAACTCCTTAATTATAGATGGTTCCAGACACCTGAATGGGAACGCGAGATAAAAATATTCCTCGAAAAGAAAGCTAAACTTGAGATTGAAGCCATGGCTAGCAAGGGCCTTAAGTTCTTAGCTGACACCTATATACCACAGAAAATAGCCACCAAAGATTGGATAGAGTAG
- a CDS encoding threonine--tRNA ligase, with the protein MKLLLIHAKTFWYKVTEKAIDGAEDVDDRNSEKKFSNVLVVFSTIEKDDDEIVVEQAVKDIVSVLPKIKPSTIVVYPYAHLSSNLAPPPKALELLTHFEKKLKESTDIEVFRAPFGWYKAFAIECFGHPLSELSKSIEKTKAGEIVRKEIPKEYIILTPEGKIYKPEEFDYTGYDDLKILVDKEVFGKELPGGENKVNDYCKKFGFEWEPYSDYGHMRYGPHAAAIMEAVIQYSWSVAQSLGIPVFKVIGTNTFDLSKKPVYEHAKLFGDRLYELEVEGKRYVLRYAACHQQFAMLKDWIISYKNLPMGMFEVADSYRLEKRGELNICFRMRKFYMPDLHILTRDLEEAIEISKKVQEKILEEARKAGREYVALYNITRDFFDKYFDYIVEFVKREGKPVLVALIPGGIYYWVLNVEYHIIDNLKRPREIATFQIDIGNGKRFNITYVDEKDQKHHPIIIHTALIGSIERYIYMIFDTAAQLELSGKTPYIPTWMSPIQVRIIPVSKEYIDYAMNIAKELLARGYRVDVDDRDESLGKKIREAGKEWIPYIIVIGKREVDSNTINVRFRRTNDQKVMSLDELIRILDEETKGYPKISQTLPIRVSSRPIFSYHH; encoded by the coding sequence TTGAAACTCTTATTGATTCATGCAAAGACTTTTTGGTACAAAGTGACTGAGAAAGCTATTGATGGCGCGGAAGATGTAGACGACAGAAACTCTGAAAAGAAGTTCTCAAACGTTCTTGTCGTATTCTCTACTATAGAAAAAGATGACGATGAAATAGTCGTGGAACAGGCAGTAAAAGATATAGTGAGTGTTCTTCCAAAGATAAAACCTTCAACAATAGTAGTTTATCCTTATGCACATCTATCAAGTAATCTAGCTCCCCCACCAAAAGCGCTAGAGTTACTGACCCACTTCGAAAAGAAACTAAAGGAATCCACTGATATCGAGGTTTTCCGAGCACCTTTCGGCTGGTATAAGGCATTTGCTATAGAATGTTTCGGCCACCCCTTAAGCGAGTTATCCAAAAGCATAGAAAAGACCAAAGCTGGAGAAATTGTTAGAAAAGAAATACCTAAAGAGTACATTATCTTAACGCCTGAGGGAAAGATCTATAAACCGGAAGAGTTTGATTACACAGGATACGACGACCTAAAAATATTGGTTGATAAAGAAGTTTTCGGTAAAGAGCTTCCCGGTGGAGAAAACAAAGTCAATGATTACTGTAAAAAATTTGGCTTCGAATGGGAACCCTATAGCGACTATGGTCATATGAGATATGGCCCTCATGCAGCAGCAATAATGGAGGCAGTAATACAGTACTCATGGAGTGTTGCACAAAGTTTAGGTATACCAGTCTTCAAGGTGATTGGCACTAATACTTTTGATCTATCAAAGAAGCCTGTCTACGAGCACGCTAAACTATTTGGTGATAGACTCTACGAACTCGAAGTGGAAGGAAAGAGATATGTTTTAAGATACGCTGCATGCCATCAACAATTTGCTATGCTGAAAGACTGGATAATAAGCTACAAGAATTTACCTATGGGGATGTTCGAAGTAGCAGATAGTTATAGGCTAGAGAAAAGAGGAGAACTAAATATATGCTTTAGAATGAGAAAATTCTACATGCCTGATCTCCATATACTGACCAGAGATCTCGAAGAAGCCATTGAAATTTCTAAGAAGGTTCAAGAAAAAATTCTTGAAGAAGCAAGGAAGGCTGGACGAGAATATGTTGCATTATATAACATTACCAGAGATTTCTTCGATAAATACTTCGATTACATAGTCGAGTTTGTAAAGAGAGAAGGTAAACCCGTCCTAGTAGCCCTCATACCTGGAGGCATATACTATTGGGTACTAAACGTAGAATACCATATAATAGATAATTTGAAGAGGCCTCGTGAAATAGCAACTTTCCAAATAGATATAGGTAATGGAAAACGATTCAATATCACATACGTTGACGAAAAAGATCAAAAGCATCATCCAATAATAATACATACAGCACTCATAGGCTCTATAGAGAGATACATATACATGATCTTTGATACTGCTGCACAATTAGAGTTATCAGGAAAGACCCCATACATACCAACATGGATGTCACCTATTCAAGTAAGGATTATACCTGTATCAAAGGAGTACATCGACTACGCTATGAATATAGCTAAAGAACTCTTGGCAAGAGGATATAGAGTCGACGTAGACGATAGAGATGAAAGCTTAGGCAAAAAGATTCGTGAAGCTGGAAAAGAATGGATACCATACATTATCGTAATAGGGAAAAGAGAAGTAGATTCAAACACTATTAATGTTAGGTTTAGAAGAACAAATGACCAGAAAGTTATGTCTCTCGATGAGCTCATAAGGATTCTCGACGAGGAAACAAAAGGTTACCCCAAGATCTCGCAAACGCTGCCAATTAGGGTTAGCAGTAGACCAATATTTAGCTACCATCACTAG
- a CDS encoding HIT domain-containing protein, whose amino-acid sequence MDSVFKVLWSPWRSEYIKSFGKSKKEECLFCILPKKSDEEAYIVYRGKYAYVVLNAFPYNSGHLMIVPYRHVRSVIDLRESEIHEIFDDLLKKSILALSETLRPDGFNVGINIGRVAGAGIEDHVHVHVVPRWIGDTNFMPVIGGTKSLPVALDETYRILRDYWVKNFGR is encoded by the coding sequence TTGGACAGTGTATTCAAGGTCTTATGGTCTCCTTGGAGAAGCGAGTATATAAAGAGTTTTGGTAAGTCCAAGAAAGAAGAGTGTTTATTCTGTATATTGCCTAAGAAGAGTGATGAAGAAGCATATATTGTTTATCGTGGAAAATATGCCTATGTTGTATTAAATGCCTTCCCATACAATAGCGGTCATTTGATGATAGTTCCTTATAGACATGTTCGGTCGGTTATTGATTTAAGAGAAAGTGAAATACATGAAATATTCGATGATCTTCTTAAGAAGAGTATTCTCGCATTAAGTGAAACTCTTCGTCCAGATGGATTTAATGTAGGTATTAACATAGGTAGAGTTGCGGGAGCAGGAATAGAGGATCACGTGCACGTGCATGTTGTTCCTCGATGGATTGGCGATACTAATTTTATGCCCGTTATTGGTGGAACAAAGTCTCTTCCAGTAGCTCTTGATGAGACTTACAGAATATTAAGGGATTACTGGGTAAAAAATTTTGGGCGATGA
- the radA gene encoding DNA repair and recombination protein RadA has protein sequence MASEKSKISSLPGVTPTIENKLIAAGYVTIEAIAISKAEEISQVAGIPLTTAQKIVKAAREALGIRFKTAKEIKMERLSVRKITTGSKNLDDLLGGGIETKTITEFYGEFGTGKTQICHQLAVNVQLPPDRGGLEGKAVYLDTEGTFRWERIESMARALGLDPDQVMENILYQRIYNTDHQISVVEELFALVPKENVKLVVVDSVTGLFRAEYPGRENLAIRQQKLNRHLHQLMRLAEAYNIAVVVTNQVMARPDVFYGDPTQAVGGHVLYHVPGVRVQLRKSKGNKRIARVVDAPHLPEGEAVFIISDEGIRDPEE, from the coding sequence ATGGCGTCTGAAAAAAGTAAGATATCAAGCCTCCCCGGTGTAACCCCTACAATAGAGAACAAGCTCATAGCAGCAGGATATGTAACCATAGAAGCAATAGCAATTTCTAAAGCAGAAGAAATAAGTCAAGTAGCTGGAATACCATTAACAACGGCACAAAAGATAGTGAAAGCAGCGCGAGAAGCTCTTGGTATAAGGTTTAAGACGGCAAAGGAAATCAAGATGGAAAGACTTAGTGTAAGGAAAATTACTACTGGAAGCAAGAATCTAGACGACCTATTGGGTGGAGGTATAGAGACCAAAACAATAACAGAATTCTATGGAGAATTCGGTACTGGTAAGACCCAGATATGTCATCAATTAGCTGTCAATGTGCAATTACCTCCTGACAGAGGAGGGCTTGAAGGGAAAGCCGTATACCTTGATACAGAGGGAACATTTAGGTGGGAACGTATAGAATCTATGGCACGTGCATTAGGCCTTGACCCCGATCAAGTAATGGAGAATATATTGTATCAACGTATTTACAATACTGATCACCAAATATCTGTTGTGGAGGAACTGTTCGCCCTAGTACCTAAAGAAAATGTAAAACTAGTGGTTGTAGACTCTGTAACAGGATTATTTAGAGCAGAATATCCTGGCAGAGAGAATCTTGCCATAAGACAACAAAAACTCAATAGGCATCTACATCAGTTAATGAGGCTCGCAGAAGCATATAATATAGCTGTGGTAGTTACAAACCAAGTTATGGCCCGTCCAGACGTATTCTACGGCGACCCAACGCAAGCGGTTGGAGGACATGTGCTATATCATGTTCCTGGCGTAAGAGTCCAGCTTAGAAAAAGTAAAGGGAACAAGAGAATAGCTAGAGTAGTTGATGCACCACATTTACCTGAGGGAGAAGCAGTATTCATTATATCTGATGAAGGAATACGTGACCCTGAAGAATAA
- a CDS encoding MoaD/ThiS family protein translates to MKVKVVFLHRAADLVPPDKRNVELELPDNATLKDLLNVIKEKVSKRIGEGVLKKRLIFNIVVNGLSVASLDHRLSDGDVVMFMTPEMGG, encoded by the coding sequence ATGAAGGTAAAAGTAGTATTCTTGCACAGAGCAGCAGATCTCGTTCCTCCAGATAAAAGAAATGTAGAGCTGGAATTACCAGATAACGCTACATTAAAAGACTTGTTGAATGTAATTAAAGAAAAAGTTAGTAAAAGAATAGGCGAAGGTGTTCTAAAGAAGAGACTTATATTTAATATCGTCGTGAATGGTCTGTCTGTTGCAAGTCTTGATCATCGTTTATCAGATGGGGATGTAGTAATGTTTATGACGCCTGAAATGGGTGGATAA
- a CDS encoding PH domain-containing protein has product MEIPQDIKEMLEPDEKILWCDKPLRAPFVRRSIGLVFIGIPWLVFPLIIIGMASTKFLFEPPVLLFLIFWYGILGFIFFWTPIYSSLVWKNIYYVLTNKRIIIRKGLVGIDYDVLNLDAIQQVNVNVGFWDRKYGTGTLTIQAIGVRPITLYAVKEPRKVYEIINRASRTRKYST; this is encoded by the coding sequence ATGGAAATTCCTCAGGATATTAAAGAAATGCTTGAACCTGACGAGAAAATTCTTTGGTGTGATAAACCTTTAAGAGCTCCTTTTGTGCGTAGAAGTATAGGACTTGTTTTTATTGGTATCCCCTGGCTTGTATTCCCTCTGATCATAATTGGAATGGCATCAACAAAATTTTTATTTGAACCGCCAGTTTTGTTGTTTTTGATCTTTTGGTATGGAATATTGGGATTTATATTCTTTTGGACCCCAATATATTCCTCTTTGGTTTGGAAAAACATCTACTATGTCTTGACAAATAAACGAATCATAATTAGGAAGGGGCTCGTAGGAATAGACTACGATGTATTAAATCTAGATGCAATACAGCAAGTAAATGTGAATGTAGGATTCTGGGATAGAAAGTATGGAACAGGAACTCTCACAATCCAAGCTATAGGAGTGCGGCCAATAACGTTATATGCAGTAAAGGAGCCTAGGAAAGTTTATGAAATAATTAACAGAGCATCAAGAACTAGGAAATATTCTACATAA
- a CDS encoding type II/IV secretion system ATPase subunit, giving the protein MNIHRFLRSRLESEIIDLKGLTRIVNNLLVEYGLKYNILSFDILEEYNVNNILRVYIAKKDDTLYYIVDEPIINVDEVSDIIAVFIKYGNECKELRCFIELLEDKIPEKIEVFTSNPTTILYHYNKLRSGYGPLYPLILDHNIEEIAGSQEDKIVYVIHRKYTWYGWIKTNIGLSPTSVDTIALSLARKAGKHLSISQPVTEGLTPEGLRIALTFSREVSRHGTSFVIRKKPWKPWTITKVINNGMLSPQLAAYLWLVLELRGSILIVGGIGTGKTTLLQALLTLIPPFRRVVTIEDTPEITSTTGLWDPLVVRYSSLGETTIDEYKLLKFALRRRADYIVVGEVRGREARLLIQASRLGHGTIATFHADDATSAIERLVAPPISIPRNLLSSIWTIVSMDPHGSTGIRRIKEVHELSFDAKKLYPIMKYNINENTFTPSNISGIARNSIRLKHVLDKDTLEEELENRTLFLSKLVEKGVFDIDDLSKEIQRFYSIEENVVEVLNTSSKNN; this is encoded by the coding sequence ATTAATATACACAGATTCCTTAGAAGTAGATTAGAATCCGAAATAATAGATCTTAAAGGGCTAACACGCATAGTAAATAACTTACTTGTAGAATATGGGTTAAAGTACAATATTTTATCATTTGATATACTTGAAGAATATAACGTAAACAATATACTGAGAGTATACATAGCTAAGAAAGATGATACACTGTACTATATAGTAGATGAACCAATAATAAATGTTGATGAAGTAAGCGACATAATAGCTGTTTTTATCAAGTATGGTAATGAGTGTAAGGAACTAAGGTGTTTTATTGAATTACTTGAGGACAAAATACCTGAAAAGATAGAAGTGTTTACATCTAATCCCACTACAATACTTTATCATTACAACAAATTAAGAAGCGGCTATGGCCCTCTATATCCATTGATACTTGACCACAATATTGAGGAAATAGCAGGTAGTCAAGAGGATAAGATAGTATATGTAATACATCGAAAATACACGTGGTATGGATGGATTAAAACTAACATAGGTTTGTCCCCTACATCAGTAGATACAATAGCGTTATCACTTGCACGAAAGGCAGGCAAACACTTGAGCATATCCCAGCCCGTTACTGAAGGACTGACTCCAGAGGGGTTAAGGATAGCCCTAACGTTCTCTAGGGAAGTATCAAGACATGGCACTAGTTTTGTCATAAGAAAGAAGCCATGGAAGCCCTGGACTATAACCAAGGTCATCAACAATGGTATGTTATCCCCCCAACTAGCAGCTTATCTGTGGCTTGTACTAGAACTGAGAGGTTCCATACTTATTGTCGGAGGGATAGGTACAGGCAAAACAACCTTACTCCAAGCACTATTAACATTGATACCTCCTTTCAGAAGAGTTGTCACTATCGAGGATACGCCAGAAATAACAAGCACTACAGGACTATGGGATCCCTTGGTTGTTAGATATAGTTCTCTAGGAGAAACAACTATTGATGAATATAAACTATTAAAGTTCGCATTACGACGGAGAGCAGACTACATAGTTGTTGGAGAAGTGAGAGGAAGAGAAGCCAGACTCCTAATACAGGCATCCCGGTTAGGGCATGGAACTATAGCTACATTCCATGCAGATGACGCTACTTCCGCTATTGAAAGACTTGTAGCGCCACCAATATCTATCCCCCGAAACCTGTTATCAAGCATATGGACAATCGTATCAATGGATCCACATGGATCAACCGGTATCCGAAGAATAAAAGAAGTACACGAACTAAGTTTTGATGCAAAAAAACTATATCCTATCATGAAGTACAACATAAATGAAAATACTTTTACACCATCAAATATATCAGGGATAGCGAGGAATAGCATCAGATTAAAACACGTTCTTGATAAGGATACTCTAGAAGAAGAATTAGAGAACAGAACACTATTTCTGTCAAAACTAGTAGAAAAAGGCGTTTTCGATATAGATGATTTATCGAAAGAAATCCAGAGATTCTACTCGATAGAGGAGAATGTTGTTGAAGTACTCAATACATCATCTAAAAATAATTAA